The nucleotide sequence ACTATCAGACGCCCAGCTCCCAGCCACAAAATGAACAGGATAATAACCATGAAACACCACTCCAAAAATGAATAGGTTATATTAATGGGAGGTTCCTTTCCGGTAAAGATAATCATTTTATTTCAAGCAGGTCATGGCGTCTCCGTGATGATGGATCAAATGTGAACAGGTTGGGCTAATTAGGCAGGCGTCAGCGTGAGTGCGCAGTAATGGCCGTGTCGCCGAAAGGAAAACAAGTACACACGCGTGGCCCATCTCCCCTATATATATCCACCGCTAGCTTGGCGCCACCTGCTGTCTACTCGGCTCGGCCTAGCGCGCGAACCACCACCATGTGCCCTTGTCCCGTCTGAGCGAGAATCGTTGTCGCAAGCTCACGGGCGCCCGCACCACCACACCGCAGCACAGCGCAGGCGGCTTTCAGATTCAGTTGGCGCTCGGAGCTCTGAAGAGCACAGGGGAGAAGAAGAAGTGTGTAGATTCCTCTAGGAATTGTCCTGGAGTTTTGGCATCGGAGAGAAAGGGAGAGAGGGAAAGATGGTGTCCCAGAATCAGAGGACGCCGGGAGACCAGGTAGGGCAGGGGCGCCGCTCAGGGCCCGTCGATCGATCGAGTGTATGTTGTGTTCTTGGTGATTGATTTGGTGTGTTGTGGGCTGGGGCGATGCAGGTGTTCTGGCCCAAGGTGGTGCTCAAGAAATGGCTCAACCTCAGGAGCAAGGACGCCAAGTTCAACGCcgacgaggacgacggcgacgacgacggggagcAAGGTACGCAGCAGGCCGAGGCTCCTCATTTCGGGCTCTGTGATTCGAATCTCGGTCGCCGGGGATCGcagcctccttccttcctccccttcTCACCTTATTTGCCTGCTGTCCGTCTCGTGCAGAGGAGAGCTGCGGCTGCGACGGCGCCGAGGCGGAGCGCGAGGCCGGAGGCGTGGACATCGCCGGTGAGCTCTTTTACATCTCGGTTTCACCTCGTTCTCATGTTTGGAAAGTTGGCTGTGCGCTTCCGCGGATCCATGAGGTGTTCTTATCCGATACTGAAGACGGGGAAAAGTGCGGCTTCGGACTGTTCAGCCCTTTTGGGGAAAGCATAGCTGATACCACATTCCCGCCGTCAAAAGTAGATCATTGCCAGTACTTGATTTTGGTGGAGGACTTCTTGCCGATTTTGCGCATTTTCACAATGATCGCCGTTGCTTCTGCCCGTCGAACACCTGTTACCACTGCCAAAATTTGCATTCTGAACTGCTAGTAAGTACCAATCGGAAGCAAAATTCAGAGTGATTCCTCATGAGCCACCCTGTTTTTGTTGCACGATCTGCAGAGGAGAGCCTGGACGCCGCGCCGTACAagctgcggcggcggaactcggaGACGATGCGCGCGCAGTACATCAGCACCAAGGAGCTCAGGTACAGTCCAAGTGTATTTTCGGCACGATCGCGGCGCATTTTCCGTTTTCTCGCGGTTCTTGGCGTGGTGATGCTGATGGGTTCGTGCTGCAGGATCTGCATTGGCACGTACAACGCCGCCGGCATAGAGCCGCCGGAAGGCCTCGACATCGCCGAGTGGCTCGGCACCACCGGCGGCGAGCAGGCCGACATGTACGTGCTCGGGTTCCAGGAGGTGGTGCCGCTCAACGCCGGCAACGTGCTCGGCGCCGAGGACGTCCGGCCGGCGCTGGCGTGGGAGGCGCTGATACGTGACACGCTCACGCGGACCCAGCCGTCCTGCTCGAGGCCCAAGTACAGGTACCGCAGCCACCCGGCCACCCCGACCCGCGACGGCTCCGACGAGCTGTTCCCCGGCGGcaccgacaccgacaccgacgacGACGCACCCTTCAGCTTCCCGGTGTACCCCGAGGAGTACGTGGCCGCCACCCCCAGGATGCTCGGGGCCATGGAGGACCTAGAGGACGAGCAGCCAAGGGCGCAGCAGAGGGCGCTCCTGAAGACGATGAGCAAGACGGACAGGATCGGGCTCGCCTGGCCGGAGCAGCCGCTGGACCTGATGGCCACCGCGTCCTTGTCATCGGCGTCGTTCAAGTCGCCGAGATCGTTCGGCGCGCACAGGTCGTTCGTGAAGTCCAGGGTCGCCGCCGACGACTGCCCGGCCATGGTCCCTGACCTGGACCTCGACCTCGACGGCGAGGCCGCGCGTGGTCATGGGAAGAAGAAGGGCGGCGGCAGGTCGCCGTTCGTGAGGATCGTAAGCAAGCAGATGGTGGGCGTGTTCCTGACCATCTGGGTGCGACGCGGCCTGCGGAGGTGCGTCCAGAACATCAAGGTGTCCACCGTGGGCGTGGGCGCCATGGGCTACATCGGCAACAAGGGGTCGGTGTCGGCGAGCATGTCCATCTACCAGACCATGTTCTGCTTCGTGTGCACCCACCTGTCCGCCGGCGAGCGGCCCGGC is from Triticum aestivum cultivar Chinese Spring chromosome 3A, IWGSC CS RefSeq v2.1, whole genome shotgun sequence and encodes:
- the LOC123060427 gene encoding type IV inositol polyphosphate 5-phosphatase 3; protein product: MVSQNQRTPGDQVFWPKVVLKKWLNLRSKDAKFNADEDDGDDDGEQEESCGCDGAEAEREAGGVDIAEESLDAAPYKLRRRNSETMRAQYISTKELRICIGTYNAAGIEPPEGLDIAEWLGTTGGEQADMYVLGFQEVVPLNAGNVLGAEDVRPALAWEALIRDTLTRTQPSCSRPKYRYRSHPATPTRDGSDELFPGGTDTDTDDDAPFSFPVYPEEYVAATPRMLGAMEDLEDEQPRAQQRALLKTMSKTDRIGLAWPEQPLDLMATASLSSASFKSPRSFGAHRSFVKSRVAADDCPAMVPDLDLDLDGEAARGHGKKKGGGRSPFVRIVSKQMVGVFLTIWVRRGLRRCVQNIKVSTVGVGAMGYIGNKGSVSASMSIYQTMFCFVCTHLSAGERPGNLLKRNADVQEIHRRTRFAGPGGLELPRDIYDHERIFWLGDLNYRIDVPYDRTHSLIAAMDWPQLAEKDQLKRELRKGRAFEGWSEGVLEFAPTYKYEVGTGKYIGDDQKGGRRTPAWCDRVLSFGKGVRLLGYGRSELTLSDHKPVTATYAAEVEVFCGRKLQRALTLTDAEVDSGDVVVPDLEF